From a region of the Triticum aestivum cultivar Chinese Spring chromosome 7D, IWGSC CS RefSeq v2.1, whole genome shotgun sequence genome:
- the LOC123168933 gene encoding protein CURVATURE THYLAKOID 1B, chloroplastic, which translates to MAALLCISTPAVVALPRLPHRRAPPCNIALTAPVSARLSLRRRSLPTTGLRCSGTEVGVAAAIRMAAAAPFGHNLVALGIAGDEEAANKLGLKEMATYVIYGTGAFFAGWVLSAVVSAIDSIPLLPRILEMVGLGYTVWFSSRYLLFKKNREELFARAYDLKMKIVGSGDA; encoded by the exons ATGGCGGCCTTGCTCTGCATCAGCACCCCCGCCGTCGTCGCCCTTCCTCGCCTCCCGCACCGACGCGCACCCCCGTGCAACATCGCCCTCACCGCTCCGGTGTCCGCCCgtctctccctccgccgccgcagccTCCCAACTACAG GGCTACGTTGCTCTGGCACGGAGGTGGGGGTTGCAGCGGCAATAAGGATGGCCGCGGCCGCGCCGTTCGGGCACAACTTGGTGGCGTTGGGCATCGCCGGTGACGAGGAGGCTGCCAACAAG TTGGGCTTGAAGGAGATGGCCACATATGTCATATATGGCACCGGTGCTTTCTTTGCCGGATGGGTTTTGTCCGCTGTTGTTTCAGCAATTGACTCCATCCCCTTG CTCCCAAGAATACTGGAGATGGTGGGCCTCGGATACACGGTTTGGTTCAGCTCACGGTATCTTCTTTTTAAG AAAAACAGAGAGGAATTGTTTGCCAGAGCTTATGATCTCAAAATGAAAATTGTTGGATCCGGCGATGCATGA
- the LOC123166927 gene encoding protein CURVATURE THYLAKOID 1D, chloroplastic, whose protein sequence is MAALLCTNTAAVALPRLPRRRAPPCDVALTAPVPARLSLRRRGLPTTGLRCAGTEVGVTDAIRVAAAAPFGHSLVAVDSAGDDEAANKLGFKETAMYVIYATGAFFAGWLLSAVVSAIDSIPLLPRILEMVGLGYTVWFSSRYLLFKKNREELFAKAYDLKMRIVGSGDA, encoded by the exons ATGGCGGCCTTGCTCTGCACcaacaccgccgccgtcgcccttcCCCGCCTCCCGCGCCGACGCGCACCCCCGTGCGACGTCGCGCTCACTGCTCCGGTGCCTGCCCgtctctccctccgccgccgcggcctcccgaCTACAG GGCTGCGCTGCGCCGGCACGGAAGTGGGGGTTACGGATGCAATAAGGGTCGCTGCGGCCGCGCCGTTCGGGCATAGCTTGGTGGCGGTGGACAGTGCCGGTGACGACGAGGCTGCCAACAAG TTGGGCTTCAAGGAGACGGCTATGTATGTCATATATGCCACCGGTGCTTTCTTTGCCGGATGGCTTTTGTCCGCTGTTGTTTCTGCAATTGACTCCATTCCCTTG CTCCCAAGGATACTGGAGATGGTGGGTCTCGGATACACGGTTTGGTTCAGCTCGCGGTATCTTCTTTTCAAG AAAAACAGAGAGGAATTGTTTGCCAAAGCTTATGATCTTAAAATGAGAATTGTTGGATCCGGCGATGCATGA
- the LOC123170963 gene encoding uncharacterized protein produces MAGIAHKEFPELAQTGLNYLSWSSDCEIFLQGKTLLRAIGKGAQLAVTDPKFETENAQALHFLRHHLSPTLKDEYMAERSASGLWTALKQRFERLKYTVKPRAEAEWIRLRFADFKTVGEYNSALHRICTTLRLCGTEITDSQKIEKTLSTFHPDAVQSSRNYRQGNYTRYSELIDVLQVAEAQDEVLKKNFVAQPLGGRSRQGVHALKVRKPQQKKRGRKGKKKGPHPPPRLSRTSRAREDNGLRTASVVARWSISPANATPVVPIAAALAVSTEAHVAMEVDHVAASAAPPLDIDAASKIISEEDQLTSMEIAAEVNGFFTEST; encoded by the exons ATGGCCGGAATTGCCCACAAGGAGTTTCCTGAGTTGGCCCAGACAGGGCTGAACTACCTGTCATGGTCCTCGGACTGCGAGATCTTTCTCCAGGGCAAAACCCTCCTGAGGGCGATCGGTAAGGGGGCCCAGCTGGCCGTCACTGATCCCAAGTTCGAGACTGAGAATGCGCAGGCTCTGCACTTTCTCCGTCATCACCTGTCACCTACTCTGAAAGATGAGTATATGGCTGAGCGCAGTGCTTCTGGCCTTTGGACCGCTCTTAAGCAGCGGTTCGAGCGGCTGAAGTACACTGTGAAGCCACGTGCAGAGGCAGAGTGGATCCGTCTGAGGTTTGCGGACTTCAAGACGGTTGGGGAGTACAATTCGGCTCTGCACCGGATTTGTACGACTCTTCGGTTGTGTGGTACTGAGATTACCGACTCCCAGAAGATTGAGAAAACCCTATCCACTTTCCACCCCGACGCGGTCCAGTCCTCACGGAACTACCGCCAGGGGAACTACACGAGGTATTCAGAGTTGATTGACGTCCTCCAGGTGGCGGAGGCGCAAGACGAGGTTCTCAAAAAGAACTTTGTCGCGCAACCACTTGGGGGGAGATCTCGCCAGGGGGTGCACGCTCTCAAAGTCCGCAAGCCTCAACAGAAGAAGAGGGGCcggaagggcaagaagaagggcccTCACCCCCCGCCCCGGCTAAGCAGAACAAGCCGGGCAAGGGAGGACAACGGCCTCAGGACTGCTTCCGTTGTGGCTCGGTGGAGCATTTCTCCCGCCA ATGCGACCCCCGTGGTGCCCATCGCGGCAGCTTTGGCGGTCTCTACCGAGGCCCACGTCGCCATGGAGGTTGACCATGTGGCCGCCTCGGCAGCGCCGCCACTAGACATTGATGCTGCCTCCAAGATAATTTCTGAGGAGGATCAGCTCACTAGTATGGAGATTGCGGCGGAAGTGAATGGCTTCTTCACCGAGTCCACTTAG
- the LOC123167817 gene encoding SNW/SKI-interacting protein A: MESASKIACYCLGDDVPMISDDDDVDYEAVTARTKAALEKALLARLATERPGADIQPHKRARPLFIRYVPAPESTASNPGAAERIIRLSEISTDPLDPPMIKFRRLPRPSRPPPVPVRSSPPRPPSQKDQADWKIPPCVSDWKNPKGYSIPLDKRQLASSDGRGTRGDQVASNFAMLAEALYVAEKKAREAVLMRKKMQQELQMKEKERREKQLRRLARVARANRADAEASPAAPVREEPRDLHSKAKQGGSDMHGNADKQRLAKTGRSKPDKGLSGGAPKVRAGVKRERPVGHDEPEKGGDPFDLDQFMSQFACLGMDDFNLDELLGSMLHIS, from the exons ATGGAATCCGCATCGAAGATCGCGTGCTACTGCCTCGGCGACGACGTCCCAATGATCTCCGACGACGACGACGTGGACTATGAGGCCGTCACCGCAAGGACCAAAGCCGCCTTGGAAAAGGCCCTCCTCGCCCGCCTCGCAACCGAGCGGCCCGGCGCGGACATCCAACCGCACAAGCGTGCCCGCCCGCTCTTCATCAGGTACGTCCCAGCGCCGGAGTCCACGGCGTCCAACCCGGGCGCGGCGGAGAGGATCATCAGGTTATCGGAGATCTCAACCGACCCGTTGGATCCGCCCATGATAAAGTTCAGACGGCTGCCCCGGCCGTCCCGGCCGCCGCCGGTGCCGGTACGGAGTTcgcctcctcggccgccctcgCAGAAGGACCAAGCCGACTGGAAGATCCCGCCCTGCGTCTCCGACTGGAAGAACCCCAAGGGGTACTCGATCCCGCTCGACAAGCGGCAGTTGGCGTCGTCGGATGGCCGGGGGACGCGGGGCGATCAGGTAGCAAGCAACTTCGCCATGCTCGCGGAGGCGCTGTACGTCGCGGAGAAGAAGGCCAGGGAGGCCGTCTTGATGCGGAAGAAGATGCAGCAGGAGCTGCAGATGAAGGAGAAGGAGCGGCGGGAGAAGCAGCTGCGACGGCTCGCCAGGGTGGCGCGCGCGAACAGAGCCGACGCTGAAGCTTCTCCGGCGGCCCCTGTCCGGGAGGAGCCGCGCGACCTGCACTCCAAAGCAAAGCAAGGCGGCTCTGACATGCACGGCAATGCCGATAAGCAGCGGCTTGCCAAGACGGGAAGGTCCAAACCCGACAAGGGgctctccggcggagcaccgaaggTCAGGGCGGGTGTCAAGCGGGAGAGGCCGGTCGGGCATGATGAGCCGGAGAAGGgcggcgaccccttcgacctcgaCCAGTTCATGTCTCAG TTTGCCTGCTTAGGTATGGATGATTTCAATCTGGACGAACTGCTAGGATCGATGCTACACATCTCATAG